Below is a window of Pelagicoccus albus DNA.
CAGCCAAAGCTCTCGAGTCAGCTCTGCGCTTTCCGGGTGGTTTAGAAGTATCAGCAAGGCCACTACGGTCGTTATGCTTTGCCAGACTAGCTTGAACTTGGAGCTAACACCCTTGCTGTTCCGCTTGGAGACTTTCAGGAAATCATCCATGAAGCCCAAGGCAGTCAGACTCACGTAAACCAGCAAAGCGGTCAGTACCCAAACGTTCCATTGAGCCCAGAGCAGGCTGCTGCTCGTAACGCTTAAGCAGATGAGCAATCCACCCATGGTGGGAGTGTTTTTCTTGCCTTCGTGCAGCTCGGCCAAACGCCCGACTTCACTCTTGTCCCGCAAACTTTGCTGAAAGCTGAAAGATCTCAGCTTAGCGATCACCCAAGGACCTAACAAGTATCCAATCATTAGGGACGACCCCGATGCAAACAGGGTGCGCAAGGTGATAAACCGCAGCAAACGAAACGGTCCAAAATACTCTTCGTACTGGGCCAAATAACTCAGCATGCCGCACCTCCTTGCAAAACAGGCAGCACCGACTCCAGCCGATACTTGCGGCTTCCCTTCAGAAAGACGTTCCCGGAGAAGTTCCGAAGCTGTTCGGTCGCCTCCTCCGCGGTCTCGATCGCAATACAATTATCTGTCGCTCGCCCAGCGCATTTCATACCGTGCAACACGCTCGACGCTTCGCCCCCAATCACAAGCAGGAAATCTTGTTTTCTGAAAGGAATAGCTCGCCCCAATTCTTCATGCAATCGTTTGGACTCGCCACCCAGTTCCTCCATGCATCCGATCAGGTAAAATCGAGCTTCCTCGCCAGATGTTTCTCGGACGAAAGTATCAAGCGAATCGCGCATCGAAAGCGGATTAGCGTTGTAGCAATCCACGAAAACTTTCCAGTCCCCTAGCTTTCGCCACTCGTTTCTCATTTGGGCAGGACGCCAATCCCGTAGGGATTCGGCAACAGTCTCCCAACCTCGGCCTAAATGGGAGGCCGCCGCGATGGCAAGGGCTGCGTTTGATGCCAAGCCCGCTCCCGTTCCGCCGTATTCAAATTCCCGAACAGTGCCTTCGATATTCTGCCAATGGCGCGTTCGGCCATCCGAAGTTTCGAAACGGTAGGACCAGAGTTTGGACAATTCCTCATCAGGCTCTACGACCACAGCTTTTGAGCAGTCAATCTGCTTCAGATAAGGCATACAGGTACTGCCGACAAAAGCGATTTCCAGACGGCTTCCTTTTAGTAGCTTGCCCTTTTCTTTCGCCACGCCTTCGACGGAACCTAAATCCTGTAGATGGGCGGGACCTATCGAAGTGATAATCCCGATTTCCGGCTGGATGCACTCCTCTAGTAGCTCCATTTCACCAGGCTCGGAAATTCCAGCTTCCAAAACCGCAAACTCCGCTGTCTGACCTTGCGGCTTGAGAATACTCATAGGAACTCCCAGCAAGTTGTTTAAGTTGCCGAGAGTGCTGAGCGTTTCGCTATCCGAGAGCAAGCAGGCGAGCAGTTCCTTGCAAGTCGTCTTTCCACAACTGCCGGTAATCCCGATCACCTTGGCTTTCCAGGTCTCGCGATATCCCCTAGCAGCAGCCCTGAGGGCCTTTTGCACATCGGAAACTAAAAGCTGCGGGATCTCAACTTCCGTTTGAAATCTATTTACGATCGCTCCCGAAGCACCCGCCTCCAAGGCTGTATTCAAAAAATCGTGTCCGTCGCGAGCCTGCGTTTTGATAGCGGCAAAGAGGAAACCCGGCTGAACCTTCCGGGAGTCGTTCACCAATCCAGCCATCTTGCTGGGGAATCCGTTTCGCCATTGGCCAGACGTCCAAGACTCAAAGTCGCTCGCATCGATCGTATCCACTCAGGCCCGACCTCCCAATCGCATATTCTCGATCAGCTCGATCGCCACCTTTCTATCGTCAAAAGGAATTACCGTCTCACCATACTCCTGGAAAGACTCATGACCTTTTCCGGCGATTAAGAGGCAATCCCCTTCGCCACACGACTCCAATGCGAGCTCGATGGCCCGCCGACGATCCGCGACAAAATGAACCCGATCGCCATCGACAATGCCTTCGCGCATGTCTTGGAAAATATCCTCCACCTTTTCATTTCTAGGGTTGTCTGATGTCGCCCAAGAAACGTCCGCCAACTCATTGGCTACCCGCATCATGGCGGGACGCTTTCCACGGTCGCGATTTCCTCCGCAACCGAAGACAACGCTGAGCTTTCCAGTCGTCACGTCGCGCAACATGCTGAGAGCATTTTTCAAAGCGTCTTCCGTGTGAGCATAATCGACTAAAACTGTTGAGGACTGTCCTGCCTCCACTTTCTGCATACGGCCAGGGATTCCTGAAAAGGAACTCAAATCCTTCACGCAGTTAGTCACATTCAGACCCAAGCCACCACAAATGGCCAAGGCAGCTAATGTATTACTAACATTGTATCGACCGACCAAGGAAGTGTTCACCTCGAATTCGCCATCGGGGCAACTCAAGACAAAAGTAGAGCCACCCGAAGAGAGTGCAATCTGGCTAACCCGATAGTCCGCCTTTGGAGATTCTCCGAAAGTAATTACCTCAACGTCATCGGGAACCTCAGATACCAAACGTTCGCCATAAGGATCATCTAGGTTCATGATCGCCACCTTTGGCTGGGGCCCGTGCTCACCAAGGAAAAAACTACGCTTCACTTGGTAGTAGCTCTCCATGTCGTCGTGGTAGTCTAGGTGGTCACGCGTCAAATTCAGAAAGGCGGCTACTTCAAACTTCAAGCCCGCAACCCGATGTTGATCAATCCCATGGGAGCTAACCTCCATCACCGCCCCGCGGCATTCGAACCCCCTCATCTGGTTGAGTAAATCGCAAAGATCCAAGGACTCCGGAGTCGTGCGAAAAGAGGGAACGGTCCGGCGGACCAAATCGTACCCGATCGTACCCAAGCATCCGTAACGCTGTCCGAGATTGGCCAGAATCTGCTTCACCAGATAGGTCACGGTCGTTTTTCCGTTCGTCCCCGTCACCCCTACTAAGGAAAGAGCTTCGTCTGGTTTATCATAAAACTCACGGGCTACCGCTGCCAATGTTTGGCGAGGGTTTTCAATGGTGACAAAGGCGGTCTTGCTGCTGCGGAATCGACGGGGTTGCGAGGAGATCACCGCGACCGCTCCACGCGAAATCGCTTCGTCGACGAATGAGTTCCCGTCCGCCTTCAATCCAGGTAATGCAAAAAACAGGCTGCCGGGCGTTACTCGCCTGCTATCGATCGCCAGACGCTCGATTTTAGGATCCGGTTGCCCCTTCATGGCTTTGGCAAACTTCGGTCCCAAAATTGCGCTTAGCTTTTTCGCTTTGGTTGGCATCTGTAGATTTACGTTCACGTACCCGTGCGACTCGCCTTATTGGCGACTGTTTCCTCCGAGAACCGCGACCACTCGATCAATTGCTCCCGTTGTGGAGGGTTGAGGATTGCAGGTTCGCGAAGCCATCCACTGAAGTGGACGGTGAAATAGCATAGTGCGGGATCAACTTTTTCGCAATATTGCTGAAAGATGGAGCTGCTACAGTACCTCCATAACCCGTCATCCGGTAGCCTTGGCTATTGTAAACATTAGCCCGATCAACTATCACAGTGATAACAACTTGTGGATTATTTGCGGGAAAGAATCCCGTAAACGATCCGACGTGCTCCTTCTGTGAATAGCGGCCGCCCACGATCTTTTGCGTCGTACCGGTTTTACCCGCCACGCGATAGCCTTCCACTACCGCTTTACGAGCTGTTCCACGGACTGAAGCCGCTTCCTCAAGCAACTGCGTAACTGTACGCGCCGTATCCCTGGAAAAGACTTTCCGGCGTGGAAGCGGACCAAACTCCGCCACGACATCCCCATCGTAATTAGTTATAGCTGCCACCACGCGAGGCGTCATTAGCACCCCTCCGTTGGCAAGAGTAGAGGTCGCCATGTGGATCTGGATCGGCGTCGCCGCGATAGAGTGGCCCATCGTCATGCGGGACAAAGTTAAGCGGTCCCACTTATCAGGCGGATTCAATATCCCTCTGGATTCCACACCGAGGCCAAAGCCACTGTACTCGCCAAATCCGAAACGCTCGACCCAATCGTAAAAGTTCTCGTCCCCTAGCTTGAAGCCGAGATGGGCGGCACCGCGATTGGAAGATTTCGAAATGACCTGAGCAACGGTCAAAACGCCCATTGCATGATCATCGCCCGGCAAGCTCACTCGATAACCGTCTGGCATGACAGCATAGGCTTCCGAGCAATCGATCTCCGTATCTACAGTTACAACGCGCTCTTCCAAAGCTGCTGCGGCGGCAACGATCTTAAAAGTGGACCCGGGCTCTAAAATATCTGTGAGGGCACGATTCTTACGGGAGTTGTCGTCAGATTCAGAATACGTATTCGGGTTGAAACTCGGATAGTTCCCCAATCCAAGCATCTCGCCTGTATAAGGATCGGAAACAATAATAGTAGCAGCCTGTGGCTTATACTTTTTGGCAATCTCAGCTAGTTCCTTTTCAACTACATCCTGTACATAAGAATCCAAGGTTAGGACCACATTAAATCCATCGGTAGAGGCGACCTGCCTCCTTCTGAATTGAGCCATTTCGCGGCGGCCGGCTCCAATTTCAGTCTCAGTCCAACCTTCTTCTCCGCTCAAGTAGTAGTTGAACTCTCGTTCCACTCCCATCGCGGCTTGGCCGTCTTTACGAACAAAGCCAAGAACGTGAGCAGCAAGGCCTTCTTGAGGATATTCACGTTCGTAGCTCTTGGTGCTCGTAACGCAACGGATCCCCATTTGAGCCAATCCTTCGAATGAGCGTGGCTCGACCCGACGCTTCAGGCGAACCCAACGAGGGCTGATTGACTTCAGATTATCCGGCATGCGCCCGTTGACCATACCGAACGCCTCCTGAACTTTGGATACAGGAAGATCGAGAGATTTCGCTATAGCGGGTATTTTGGCCCAGTCGCTTTGCTTGATCTCGTGACGATCCACCCCGACCTCTAGGAAAATATGACTGGTGGCGAGAATTTCTCCATTGATGTCATAAATGTCGCCTCGCCTCGGCATTTCGCGAAGAACGCGAAACCGAGTCTGTTCCAATTCGTCAACCAGTTCGGGGCTCTTGAAAGCGTGCAGTTCGACCAAGCGGTAGCCTATCGCTCCATATCCACAGAAGAAAAGAAGAGCGAGTATCCAAAATCTAAACTTAGTTCCTGGACGGCTAGCCATAGGTGATTAAAAAGTCGATACCGTGACCATAGACTGAGATTGCTTCTCGTAGAGTCGCTTGGTTGGATCCTCCAGAACATGCACGATCTGCGTGTCGCGCGGCATGCGAAGCCCCAGCTTAAACTGTTTGTTCAAGTCTTTGAGCTCATCTCGAGTCGTTTGCCGAGCAAGTACAGCTCCGAGCTCAGCGATGTGTCGCTTTTGTTCGGAGATGCCCGAGTAAAGCGCCTTATTCTGGTTGGCGAGCACAGCAGCTTCATGCCGCAGATAAACGGTGGCCAAGCCAAACGCTCCTACAAACAAGAAGAGTGAGAAGGTAAGCCAAATGATTCTGTTGAGTAGCGAATTAACGCGGGTATTCTTTCGAGTCGTGCGGTTACTCATTTTTCGTATTCGCCAAGCTACACGCGTCGAGCGGGGAGCCTGAAAGTGCGATCAAAGGGTTTAAAAGCAATGGTGGGAGAATCGGTTCCGACAGTCGTCTCCAGCCGGCAATCAAGGCTAGCGTCGAGAGGAACAGCTCCACTGTTTTGAGAGTGAGGCTGGCGGTTTAATTTACTTTTGCTGGTTGTCGAGTCATTCATGGTTGGCGTGGTCATTTTTATGCCGTATTCATATTTCGGCTACTTTAGGCGTCTCAGTACACGAAGCTTGGCAGAACGGCTTCGCGGGTTTTCGGCTATCTCTGATTCAGTTGCGGTGATGGGCTTTTTGCCTAGTAGTTCCGCTAGAACTTCCCGCATATCTTGCGGTCTATTATCGTTTGCCCCTTCAGGTCTTCCGGCCCAACGACGGTAAAACGTCTTCGCGACGCGATCTTCTAGAGAATGAAAACTGATCGAGCAAAGGATGCCTCCTATCTTAAGGCGTTCGAAGGCTGTAGGCAGCCCGCGTTCGATAACTCCAATCTCATCATTGATCGCAATGCGGATTCCTTGAAAGACTTTGGTCGCGGGATGTATCTTTGATGAGAAGCGAATTCTTGCTGGCGTTACCGAGACTACCAAATCAGCAAGCTGAGTGGTCGTATTCAGCTCACCCTTACCGCGGGCAGTCACAATTGCATCAACGATCTTTCTCCAATTCTTTTCCTCCGCATATCCGCGAATCGCATGAATGAGCTCCGAGCGATCGGCAGAAGCAAGCCACTGAGCGGCTGAACGTCCCGCCTCTGGATTCATACGCATGTCCAAAGGCGCTTCTCCTCGAAACGAGAATCCGCGATCGATCTGATCCAATTGGAAAGACGAAACCCCGAAATCGAACAAGGCCCCGTCAAAGGGTCCCTCTTCCAACTGATCGAGGGACTCGAAGTTCATGCGGTGAAAGTGAAAGCGGTCGCCGTATCGACTTTTCAATTCCTTCGAACGCTCCACAGCTTGAGGGTCCTGATCCAAGGCTACCACGGTGCAATCCGCTGCATTCAAAATCAGTTCCGTATGCCCTCCTCCACCAAAGGTGCAGTCCAGATACAAGCCACCGTCACGCGGAGCAAGGTACTCGAGCGTCTCGGTTGCTAAAACTGGTACATGTCCTTCCATATCGTGTGGGCGATCTTCGAGGCGGCTAGCGAAATCTGGTGTCGTTGAATTGCTCTCTGCCTGGCACTCGGGGTAGCTTGTATTCAAAATCCCAAGTCGTGCAGTGCCGGATCTTGGCTTTTCCGAAAGAGCCTCCCATGCCGAGAAACCTTCCGGCTCCCGGCGAAAGCCCCTTACGCGGGGCGAGCCCCACTGTTTCCATTAAACTAGAGAGTATTGTCTGGCGGTCCTTCATGACTGAATCTCCTTTAGATCCCAGCAAGCTTCATCAGCTTGCTCATGTCGTCGTTGTTCGCCTTCGGATCCACGGAGCTCCATCTGTCCGGTGACCAAATGCGAAAATCGGTAAGGCGGCCTACGATCATGACCTCCTTGGTGATACCAGCATGAGCGAGCAACTCTTCGGTCAAGTTGACTCGGCCCTGCTTATCACAGCCAAATGAATGAGCTTCCGAGAAGAGCTTGTCCTGCAAAGTGGACAGATCTTCGTCGCTCAGGTTTTGAGACTCCATCAACTCCATGAGCTTCTGAACTCGCGAAGGCGGTAGTACATGGATCGACCCGCTGGTTGGGTCCGGGAATGCCAGATACACGTCTTCTGTGTCCCCATCAAAGCGCCATTTCGAAGGGATCGTGAGACGATTCTTCGAATCAAGGTTTCGTTGGTGTTTGCCAACGAAAATTGGTCTGCCCAAGGCGCTCATTAATTTTTCTTCCGGAAGTAATGTGGAGAACTTCCCCAAAAGTCCCCACTTTCCCCCACTTTTCAATTAAATTCCACCACCAAGCCCCTTTTTTACTATCAACAAGTTATTCACATCCCATTCCTTAACAGCGGTTTTACGTTTGAGGCCCTTTTTCCCTCGGCACAGAGGGAAATCGCGATTTCGGCACGCTGAAACGCTCCCGAAATCGCCATGTTGTTAACCGGGGTTTCTGGGCCGTTTTTGGCCCCATTTTCACCTACCTCCGTCGGACTGTGAATAACTCGCGAACAACTGGAATAAGTGGCCCGAAAAGTGGGCCTGCGAACTTGCTTGCGGAACGCCCCCACCCTATCCCACTTTGCCACAACCAAGTCATGAAACCTCCGAAAAACATTCAGCTCATCGGCAATGAAATCGCCATTCTCTGGGATGACGAAAGCGAGACCTACATACAAAGCCCTGTCCTTCGAGCCGCCTCTCCCAGTGCGGAAACCGCCGGAGAGAGAGACATCCTAGGTGTCCTGCACGGCGGGGAGCACGGTAAGGACTATTCTCAAGTACGCGTCCTGAGCTGGCAGTTCGTAGGCAACTACGCGATCCGCTTCAAATTCTCGGATGGACACGCCACCGGGCTCTACAGCTTCGATCTTATCAAAAGTCTCGGAGACTGAACGCAATTCTGGCCGCAACTGGTTCCAATTTCACAAAGATGCGGTTCGATAGCATAAAAGCGGTCACCTTCGACGCCGCCCACACCCTTTACCACCCTTATCCTTCCGTAGGGGCCATTTACCGCGAAGTCATGCAAAGACACGGCTTGGCCTATCCAGCCGATCAGCTGCAGGAGGGCTTCAAGAGAGCTTTCCGCTGCGTAAGCAAAGATCGCTCGATCCTAGATGGAGAAAGAAGGGAGTGGAGCTACTGGAAATCCATCGTTGGTGAATCCATCTCCCATTTCTCCCCACCACCCGAGGACTTCGACGCCCTCTTCGAGGATATTTGGGAAGAATTTTCTCACGGTGATAGATGGAGAGCCGAGCCAACTGCCGCAGCCACACTGGACGCTTTGAGAAAGCGCGGCTACCAAACCGCCCTCCTCACGAACTGGGACAGTCGCGTACGGCAGGTCGTCGAGGAAACGGGGTTCTCCGACAAATTCGACGCCTTGTTCATTTCGAGCGAAATCGGATTCGAAAAGCCCGATCCGAAGATTTTTCAGCACTGCCAAAGGGAGCTCAACCTTGCCCCTCACGAGATTCTCCACGTGGGAGACAGTTTGCAGCACGATATCGAAGGCGCCCGTAATTCGGGCTGGCACGCCCTCAGAATATGCGGGGAGGAAGAAAAAACCTCCTCGGCCTCCAATGTGCCCACGATCAAGGATATCTCGGAGACCCTCAGATTCCTGAGGGTCTGAAAACGCGAACGATAGAGGGCTTCAACGCAGGAAAGAGTCGCCCGATTCCCACGAATC
It encodes the following:
- a CDS encoding peptidoglycan D,D-transpeptidase FtsI family protein, with protein sequence MASRPGTKFRFWILALLFFCGYGAIGYRLVELHAFKSPELVDELEQTRFRVLREMPRRGDIYDINGEILATSHIFLEVGVDRHEIKQSDWAKIPAIAKSLDLPVSKVQEAFGMVNGRMPDNLKSISPRWVRLKRRVEPRSFEGLAQMGIRCVTSTKSYEREYPQEGLAAHVLGFVRKDGQAAMGVEREFNYYLSGEEGWTETEIGAGRREMAQFRRRQVASTDGFNVVLTLDSYVQDVVEKELAEIAKKYKPQAATIIVSDPYTGEMLGLGNYPSFNPNTYSESDDNSRKNRALTDILEPGSTFKIVAAAAALEERVVTVDTEIDCSEAYAVMPDGYRVSLPGDDHAMGVLTVAQVISKSSNRGAAHLGFKLGDENFYDWVERFGFGEYSGFGLGVESRGILNPPDKWDRLTLSRMTMGHSIAATPIQIHMATSTLANGGVLMTPRVVAAITNYDGDVVAEFGPLPRRKVFSRDTARTVTQLLEEAASVRGTARKAVVEGYRVAGKTGTTQKIVGGRYSQKEHVGSFTGFFPANNPQVVITVIVDRANVYNSQGYRMTGYGGTVAAPSFSNIAKKLIPHYAISPSTSVDGFANLQSSTLHNGSN
- the rsmH gene encoding 16S rRNA (cytosine(1402)-N(4))-methyltransferase RsmH — protein: MEGHVPVLATETLEYLAPRDGGLYLDCTFGGGGHTELILNAADCTVVALDQDPQAVERSKELKSRYGDRFHFHRMNFESLDQLEEGPFDGALFDFGVSSFQLDQIDRGFSFRGEAPLDMRMNPEAGRSAAQWLASADRSELIHAIRGYAEEKNWRKIVDAIVTARGKGELNTTTQLADLVVSVTPARIRFSSKIHPATKVFQGIRIAINDEIGVIERGLPTAFERLKIGGILCSISFHSLEDRVAKTFYRRWAGRPEGANDNRPQDMREVLAELLGKKPITATESEIAENPRSRSAKLRVLRRLK
- a CDS encoding UDP-N-acetylmuramoyl-tripeptide--D-alanyl-D-alanine ligase, with amino-acid sequence MDTIDASDFESWTSGQWRNGFPSKMAGLVNDSRKVQPGFLFAAIKTQARDGHDFLNTALEAGASGAIVNRFQTEVEIPQLLVSDVQKALRAAARGYRETWKAKVIGITGSCGKTTCKELLACLLSDSETLSTLGNLNNLLGVPMSILKPQGQTAEFAVLEAGISEPGEMELLEECIQPEIGIITSIGPAHLQDLGSVEGVAKEKGKLLKGSRLEIAFVGSTCMPYLKQIDCSKAVVVEPDEELSKLWSYRFETSDGRTRHWQNIEGTVREFEYGGTGAGLASNAALAIAAASHLGRGWETVAESLRDWRPAQMRNEWRKLGDWKVFVDCYNANPLSMRDSLDTFVRETSGEEARFYLIGCMEELGGESKRLHEELGRAIPFRKQDFLLVIGGEASSVLHGMKCAGRATDNCIAIETAEEATEQLRNFSGNVFLKGSRKYRLESVLPVLQGGAAC
- a CDS encoding HAD-IA family hydrolase, whose translation is MRFDSIKAVTFDAAHTLYHPYPSVGAIYREVMQRHGLAYPADQLQEGFKRAFRCVSKDRSILDGERREWSYWKSIVGESISHFSPPPEDFDALFEDIWEEFSHGDRWRAEPTAAATLDALRKRGYQTALLTNWDSRVRQVVEETGFSDKFDALFISSEIGFEKPDPKIFQHCQRELNLAPHEILHVGDSLQHDIEGARNSGWHALRICGEEEKTSSASNVPTIKDISETLRFLRV
- a CDS encoding division/cell wall cluster transcriptional repressor MraZ, with translation MSALGRPIFVGKHQRNLDSKNRLTIPSKWRFDGDTEDVYLAFPDPTSGSIHVLPPSRVQKLMELMESQNLSDEDLSTLQDKLFSEAHSFGCDKQGRVNLTEELLAHAGITKEVMIVGRLTDFRIWSPDRWSSVDPKANNDDMSKLMKLAGI
- a CDS encoding gamma-butyrobetaine hydroxylase-like domain-containing protein, whose translation is MKPPKNIQLIGNEIAILWDDESETYIQSPVLRAASPSAETAGERDILGVLHGGEHGKDYSQVRVLSWQFVGNYAIRFKFSDGHATGLYSFDLIKSLGD
- a CDS encoding UDP-N-acetylmuramoyl-L-alanyl-D-glutamate--2,6-diaminopimelate ligase, which gives rise to MNVNLQMPTKAKKLSAILGPKFAKAMKGQPDPKIERLAIDSRRVTPGSLFFALPGLKADGNSFVDEAISRGAVAVISSQPRRFRSSKTAFVTIENPRQTLAAVAREFYDKPDEALSLVGVTGTNGKTTVTYLVKQILANLGQRYGCLGTIGYDLVRRTVPSFRTTPESLDLCDLLNQMRGFECRGAVMEVSSHGIDQHRVAGLKFEVAAFLNLTRDHLDYHDDMESYYQVKRSFFLGEHGPQPKVAIMNLDDPYGERLVSEVPDDVEVITFGESPKADYRVSQIALSSGGSTFVLSCPDGEFEVNTSLVGRYNVSNTLAALAICGGLGLNVTNCVKDLSSFSGIPGRMQKVEAGQSSTVLVDYAHTEDALKNALSMLRDVTTGKLSVVFGCGGNRDRGKRPAMMRVANELADVSWATSDNPRNEKVEDIFQDMREGIVDGDRVHFVADRRRAIELALESCGEGDCLLIAGKGHESFQEYGETVIPFDDRKVAIELIENMRLGGRA